In one Oryza glaberrima chromosome 2, OglaRS2, whole genome shotgun sequence genomic region, the following are encoded:
- the LOC127762237 gene encoding WD repeat-containing protein LWD1, which produces MGGGGAGGDGEAWADQEQGNGGGRGGGGGEAKRSEIYTYEAGWHIYGMNWSVRRDKKYRLAIASLLEQHNNHVQVVQLDESSGDIAPVLTFDHPYPPTKTMFVPDPHSVRPDLLATSADHLRIWRIPSPDEAAAAAAASSNSGSVRCNGTASPDVELRCELNGNRNSDYCGPLTSFDWNDADPRRIGTSSIDTTCTIWDVEREAVDTQLIAHDKEVYDIAWGGAGVFASVSADGSVRVFDLRDKEHSTIIYESSSGGSSNSAGADGGTASPTPLVRLGWNKQDPRYMATIIMDSPKVVVLDIRYPTLPVVELHRHHSPVNAIAWAPHSSCHICTAGDDSQALIWDLSSMGTGSNNGGNGNGNAAAAAAAEGGLDPILAYTAGAEIEQLQWSATQPDWVAIAFSTKLQILRV; this is translated from the coding sequence atgggaggaggcggcgcgggtgggGACGGCGAGGCGTGGGCGGATCAGGAGCAGGGGAACGgcgggggccgcggcggcggcggcggggaggcgaaGCGGTCGGAGATCTACACGTACGAGGCCGGGTGGCACATCTACGGCATGAACTGGAGCGTGCGGCGCGACAAGAAGTACCGGCTCGCCATCGCCAGCCTGCTCGAGCAGCACAACAACCACGTCCAGGTGGTCCAGCTCGACGAGTCCTCCGGCGACATCGCCCCCGTCCTCACCTTCGACCACCCCTACCCTCCCACCAAGACCATGTTCGTCCCGGACCCGCACTCCGTCCGCCCCGACCtcctcgccacctccgccgACCACCTCCGCATCTGGCGCATCCCCTCCCcggacgaggccgccgccgccgccgccgccagctccaaCTCCGGCTCCGTCCGCTGCAACGGCACCGCCTCGCCCGACGTCGAGCTGCGCTGCGAGCTCAACGGCAACCGCAACAGCGACTACTGCGGCCCGCTCACCTCCTTCGACTGGAACGACGCCGACCCCCGCCGCATCGGGACCTCCTCCATCGACACCACCTGCACCATCTGGGACGTCGAGCGGGAGGCCGTCGACACCCAGCTCATTGCCCATGACAAGGAGGTCTACGACATCGCCTGGGGCGGTGCCGGCGTCTTTGCATCCGTCTCCGCCGACGGCTCCGTTCGCGTGTTTGATCTCCGGGACAAGGAGCATTCCACAATTATCTACGAGTCCAGTTCTGGCGGCAGCTCCAATTCGGCAGGTGCAGATGGCGGCACTGCCTCGCCAACGCCGCTGGTTAGGTTAGGGTGGAACAAGCAGGACCCTAGGTACATGGCAACCATCATCATGGATAGCCCCAAGGTGGTCGTGCTTGATATCCGCTACCCAACACTACCGGTGGtcgagctccaccgccaccattCGCCCGTCAACGCCATAGCATGGGCGCCACACTCCTCTTGTCACATTTGCACAGCTGGGGATGACTCGCAGGCCCTTATATGGGACCTGTCATCCATGGGCACTGGGAGCAACAATGGTGGCAATGGAAATGGCaatgctgcagctgctgcggcAGCTGAGGGCGGTCTTGATCCCATATTGGCGTACACTGCTGGGGCAGAGATTGAGCAGCTCCAATGGTCAGCGACCCAGCCTGACTGGGTCGCTATTGCATTCTCCACTAAACTGCAGATCCTCAGGGTCTGA
- the LOC127762238 gene encoding uncharacterized protein LOC127762238, which translates to MEVFIHEEYVHKRREQRRRRGRRPAAVALQLLQVQSSSTTTKPEKKAAAAAAAAAGGRRPLAPLATELQDSPWDLPAGSGGGASPSDAAGSPAAAAAATVSFADHLLGYL; encoded by the coding sequence ATGGAGGTGTTCATCCACGAGGAGTACGTGCACAAGcggagggagcagcggcggcggcggggacggcggccggcggcggtagcgctgcagctgctgcaggtacagtcgtcgtcgacgacgacgaagccggagaagaaggcggcggcggcggcggcggcggcggcaggaggaagGCGGCCGCTGGCTCCACTTGCAACGGAGCTTCAGGATAGCCCGTGGGACCTAccggccggcagcggcggcggcgcgtcacCGTCCGACGCCGCTgggtctccggcggcggcggcggcggctaccgtCTCCTTCGCGGACCATCTCCTCGGCTACCTCTAG